A part of Penaeus vannamei isolate JL-2024 chromosome 1, ASM4276789v1, whole genome shotgun sequence genomic DNA contains:
- the LOC113812319 gene encoding uncharacterized protein isoform X2, protein MPRLALRTLAAAAAAALALPRCRGLAFAPYSALGPVMIGQGREVAEGEAYAVNVVASACDCRMACWSNRRCVAASAVEAEDNSTLCRLSTKGPFDSTLVENLNATYIFWNNAMMMDDGLVYTEATRRGYFVEAEALCSGVPGHRVPIFKTRAQQDVMGQLLRLDSSRAFWVDLRKTSLTDYVWGDGTPFQDTEISAFLQINRGFATEAVHSYFSALLEKPKTGFLERVVCQANPFGVEW, encoded by the exons ATGCCCCGCCTGGCGCTGAGGaccctggcggcggcggcggcggcggcgctcgcCCTCCCGCGGTGCCGAGGCCTCGCCTTCGCCCCCTACAGCGCCCTCGGCCCCGTCATGATAGGCCAAGGAAGGGAGGTCGCGGAGGGCGAGGCCTACGCGGTCAATGTGGTCGCCTCTGCCT GTGACTGTCGAATGGCCTGCTGGAGTAACCGCCGCTGCGTCGCCGCCTCTGCTGTCGAGGCCGAAGACAACTCGACTTTGTGCCGGCTGTCGACCAAGGGACCTTTCGACTCCACTTTGGTCGAGAATCTCAACGCTACATATATTTTCTGGAATA ACGCTATGATGATGGACGACGGCCTTGTGTACACGGAAGCCACACGGCGCGGGTACTTTGTGGAAGCGGAGGCCCTGTGCAGCGGCGTCCCCGGGCATCGCGTGCCCATTTTCAAGACCCGCGCGCAGCAGGACGTCATGGGTCAGCTGCTCAGACTAGATT CCAGCCGCGCCTTCTGGGTGGATCTTCGCAAGACCTCCCTGACCGACTACGTGTGGGGCGACGGTACCCCCTTCCAGGACACGGAGATCAGCGCCTTCTTGCAGATCAACAGAGGCTTTGCGACTGAGGCCGTCCACTCGTATTTTTCGGCCCTTCTGGAGAAACCGAAGACTGGGTTCCTGGAGAGGGTGGTGTGCCAGGCGAATCCATTTGGGGTAGAGTGGTAG
- the LOC113812319 gene encoding uncharacterized protein isoform X1: MPRLALRTLAAAAAAALALPRCRGLAFAPYSALGPVMIGQGREVAEGEAYAVNVVASACDCRMACWSNRRCVAASAVEAEDNSTLCRLSTKGPFDSTLVENLNATYIFWNKDAMMMDDGLVYTEATRRGYFVEAEALCSGVPGHRVPIFKTRAQQDVMGQLLRLDSSRAFWVDLRKTSLTDYVWGDGTPFQDTEISAFLQINRGFATEAVHSYFSALLEKPKTGFLERVVCQANPFGVEW, encoded by the exons ATGCCCCGCCTGGCGCTGAGGaccctggcggcggcggcggcggcggcgctcgcCCTCCCGCGGTGCCGAGGCCTCGCCTTCGCCCCCTACAGCGCCCTCGGCCCCGTCATGATAGGCCAAGGAAGGGAGGTCGCGGAGGGCGAGGCCTACGCGGTCAATGTGGTCGCCTCTGCCT GTGACTGTCGAATGGCCTGCTGGAGTAACCGCCGCTGCGTCGCCGCCTCTGCTGTCGAGGCCGAAGACAACTCGACTTTGTGCCGGCTGTCGACCAAGGGACCTTTCGACTCCACTTTGGTCGAGAATCTCAACGCTACATATATTTTCTGGAATA AAGACGCTATGATGATGGACGACGGCCTTGTGTACACGGAAGCCACACGGCGCGGGTACTTTGTGGAAGCGGAGGCCCTGTGCAGCGGCGTCCCCGGGCATCGCGTGCCCATTTTCAAGACCCGCGCGCAGCAGGACGTCATGGGTCAGCTGCTCAGACTAGATT CCAGCCGCGCCTTCTGGGTGGATCTTCGCAAGACCTCCCTGACCGACTACGTGTGGGGCGACGGTACCCCCTTCCAGGACACGGAGATCAGCGCCTTCTTGCAGATCAACAGAGGCTTTGCGACTGAGGCCGTCCACTCGTATTTTTCGGCCCTTCTGGAGAAACCGAAGACTGGGTTCCTGGAGAGGGTGGTGTGCCAGGCGAATCCATTTGGGGTAGAGTGGTAG
- the LOC113812318 gene encoding uncharacterized protein: MSFKFMDILSHVTKGLGMIMNMQDTKRIAGRNQGHVDEALQIIRRQQQNIEQLMKDRQQQEMVMERLLNLFEKMDRDATGPSAIDSNRMQNASLVLSFPEDSQDSNSIIQSLYWTLHNAVSHSRGSDAGRGPGRALLQLNNDEDNLSGVDSFGHDSVHSFEQVPVILRCDRCSDKFNQKERQPIVLTGCGHTVCRMCIQKERRQDRFMCSKCSIISRDLEELPVNRTLYEILEEEGRGESQGRDSEGTADASAAGLPPAEEEERQAMLEQYRRIKGAESEGKRGEGRPEGGDVDEGLSLKKLSLSDDEDGAWGFSDASYAGDDKEWARRKLEEEEEEDRDEEEQEKKRRARLRKRMIKLQRIEQEELELALALSQSLQEAQSADKES; this comes from the exons ATGTCCTTCAAATTCATGGATATACTGTCCCACGTGACAAAGGGCCTCGGCATGATCATGAACATGCAGGACACAAAGAGGATCGCCGGCAGAAACCAAGGGCATGtcgatgag GCACTACAGATCATCCgcagacaacaacaaaacatcgaACAGCTGATGAAA GACCGGCAGCAGCAGGAGATGGTGATGGAGAGGCTGCTGAATCTATTTGAAAAGATGGACAGAGATGCAACTGGACCATCAGCAATAGATTCCAACAGGATGCAAAATGCGTCTCTAGTTCTTAGCTTCCCTGAG GACTCGCAGGACAGCAATTCGATCATCCAGAGTCTCTACTGGACTCTCCACAACGCCGTGAGCCATTCTCGGGGGAGTGACGCGGGAAGGGGTCCTGGGAGGGCCTTGCTGCAG cTCAACAACGATGAAGATAACCTTTCGGGTGTGGATTCGTTCGGTCACGATTCGGTTCACAGTTTCGAACAG GTCCCCGTGATACTCCGATGCGACCGCTGTAGCGATAAGTTTAATCAAAAGGAACGTCAACCGATAGTCTTAACTGGATGTGGCCATACAGTCTGCAGGATGTGCATAC agaaggagaggaggcaggatCGCTTCATGTGCTCCAAGTGTAGCATCATATCTCGCGACCTCGAGGAACTGCCCGTCAACCGAACGCTTTACGAGATCCTGGAGGAG GAAGGCCGCGGAGAGAGCCAGGGCCGCGACTCCGAGGGAACCGCCGACGCCTCCGCTGCCGGTCTCCCtccagctgaggaggaggagcgcCAGGCGATGCTGGAGCAGTACAGGAGGATCAAGGGCGCCGAGAGCGAGGGGAAACGAGGCGAGGGGAGGCCCGAGGGAGGGGACGTCGACGAGGGCCTGTCGCTCAAGAAGCTGAGCCTGAGCGACGATGAGGATGGGGCTTGGGGCTTCAGCGATGCCTCCTACGCAGGGGACGATAAGGAATGGGCGAGGAggaaactggaggaggaggaggaggaggacagggacgaggaggaacaagagaagaagagaagagcgagattGAGGAAAAGGATGATTAAACTCCAGAGAATAGAGCAGGAGGAATTGGAGCTGGCTTTAGCCCTCTCGCAATCG CTCCAGGAAGCCCAGTCAGCAGACAAAGAATCCTGA